From the genome of Capsicum annuum cultivar UCD-10X-F1 chromosome 4, UCD10Xv1.1, whole genome shotgun sequence:
TCCATCATCAAACACTAAATAAAACACAAAAGGGTGTTCAGACACAAGAACATTTCAAGATCAAGATCATATTTTTCACTAGATAAAATCAATATAActcaaattcaacatcaaaacacTAAATTAAACACAAAAGGGTGTTCATAAACAAGAACATTTCAAGATCAAGATCATATTTTTCACTAGATAAAATCAATTTAACTCAAATTCATCACCAAAACACTGAATAAAACACAAAAGGGTGTTCATAACTAACAAAAGGGTGttcaaaaacataacaaaaaaatccAGATTCACTTCTGAGGTACAACAGCTGAAGCAGGAGGAACACCACCAAGAAGACTAGCTTGCTGAAGACCAACATCATTAAGCTGTTGTTCCCTATCCATAACAATAATTAACAGCAAATCCATTACAATAATTATCGGCAAACCCATCATCAAATCActaaataaaacacataaatgAGAAAACCCACAAACTTAACGAAAAATCATTCGTCTTGAAGATCAAGATCATCTTTTTTCACTAGATAAAATCAATATAACTCAAATTCAACACCATAACACTAAATAAAACACAAAAGGGTGTtcataaacataaagaaaaaccAATTCTGATTGAAGATCCAGATCATCTTTTTTGCAATCCAAACTCAAATTCACTAAATAAAACATAAAGGGTGttcaaaaaaactcaaaatcaagATTCACTTCTAAGGTGCAACAGCTGAAGCAGGAGGAACACCACCAAGAAGACTAGCTTGTTGAAGATCAAGATCATTAAGCTATTATTCCCCATCCATAACAATAATTTACAGCAAATCCATCATCAAAACACAAAAGGGTGTTCATAAGCAAGAACATTTCATCATATTTTTCACTAGATAAAATCAATATAACTCATATTCATCATCAAAACACTAAATAAAACACAAAAGGGTGTTCATAAACGTAACAAAAAAAATCACTTCTGATCGAAGATCAAGATCATCTTTTTTCCAACCAATTTATAAATTTCACAATCCAACCTCAAATTCATCAACAAAACACAAAAGGGTGTCCATAACTAACAAAAGGGTGTTCATATATGTAACAAAACATCACTTCTGATTGAAGATCAAGATCATCTTTTTTCACTAGATAAAATCAATATAACTCAAATTCATCACCACAACACTAAATAAAACACAAAAGGGTGTtcataaacataaagaaaaactaaTTCTGATTGAATATCAAGATCATCTTTTTTGCAATCCAAACTCAAATTCACTAAATAAAACATAAAGGGTGTTCATAACTAACAAAAGGGTgttcaaaaaactcaaaatcaagATTCACGAACACTACCAAGAAGACTAGCTTGTTGAAGATCTAGAACATTAAGCTGTTATTCCCTATCCATAACAATAATTAACAGCAAATCCATCACCAAAACACTAAATAATACACAAAAGGGTGTTCATAAATAAGAACATTTAATCATACTTTTCACTAGATAAAATCAATATAACTCAAATTCATCACCAAAACACAAAAGGGTGTTCATAACTAACAAAACGGGGttcaaaaacataacaaaaaattcaaaatcaagattcACTTCTGAGGAGCAACAGCTGAAGCAGGAGGAACAACACCAAGAAGACTAGCTTGTTGAAGATCAAGATCATTAAGCTGTTGTTCCCTATCCATAACTATAATCAAAGGCAACCCAAGTACCAAAAAAGTAGTAGCAACATGCCAAGCAGCTTTTCCAGTACTCTTTGCAAGTTTCTTCCCTACATATGTTGCTCCACAAGCTGCTTGTTTTCCCTTTGTAACAATAGTTGAATTAGAAATCTTGGCTAATACGCCGTCGTTTTTgcttaaagaaaatctttttccaCTTGTTGAAGCAGCCATTGTTGAGGAAGAAAGAGGAAAGTTGTAGGGTTTTAGGTTTAGGCTTGAAGATTTGGGCTAAAACCCTTTAtgtatagtgtgtgtatatatatataaaaattaattaaagagcatttattgaagaaaaaagaataattaaataagtaCTTGTGACTTgtgagataagcatccagtacttGTGAGATACGCACGCCGGAGCTCCactttcaattgtaattttacgatataatttttaattaattattataaattatttatatataaaaaaattaataatatttaataaaatataagaagCAGTTTAGCAGCTAAAGCACGTAGGAGGtgaacatgtctgcttcagctgattcaattgttattttataatatcattcctaattaattattataagttatttatgtataaaaaaattaataatatttaataaaatataagagGCAGTTTAGCAGTTGAAGCACACAGGAGATCGACAtgcctgtttcagctgcttcaattgtaattttacgatatcactcttaattaattattataagtcatttatgtataaaaaattaataatatttaataaaaaaataaaataaacatttatgatatgtctgatgcagctacttcaatcgtaattttactatgacacctctaattaattattatattcctAATTTATCTCTTaactcttatttttataaaaggcAGTTTAGCAGTTGAAGTGGGCAGGAGGTCgacatgtctgtttcaactgTTTCAGTTGTGATTTTATGATATCACccctattaattattataagtcatttatgtattaaaaaagtaataatatctaataaaaaaataatataaacatttatgacgtgtttgcttcagctgtttcaatcgtaattttacaatagcacccttaattaattattatatttctaattaaatattataagtcatttacatgataaaaaattaataatatttaattaaaaaataaaatagatattgatgacatgtctgcttcagctacttcaatcataattttactgtatcacccttaattaattattataagtcatctaagcattaaaataataataatatttaataaaaaggtaaaatagacataaactgaaaattaactcttgatgttttaaattaacttgacgattTATATGagacttcttaaatttttttcaaaggtatttcttaaaataattttgataaaggGAGTTCATCAACTGAAGCAGGCAGTGGATTGATAAGCctgtttcaactgcttcaatcgtaattttactgtatcgtcgctaattaattattataagtcatctaattatttaaaaaagtattaatactt
Proteins encoded in this window:
- the LOC107868443 gene encoding mitochondrial import receptor subunit TOM9-1, with product MAASTSGKRFSLSKNDGVLAKISNSTIVTKGKQAACGATYVGKKLAKSTGKAAWHVATTFLVLGLPLIIVMDREQQLNDLDLQQASLLGVVPPASAVAPQK